A window of Clostridium taeniosporum genomic DNA:
TATAATCATCAATCATAGTTCCTGTTAAAATATTACTTTCACCAATGAAATCTGCAACAAAAGCATTAGCAGGCTCATTATATATATCTTCAGGACTACCCATTTGTTGAATAATTCCTTTATTCATAACAATTATAGTATCTGACATAGTTAATGCTTCTTCTTGATCATGAGTTACAAAAATAAAGGTAATACCAAGTTCTTGTTGGATCTTTTTTAATTCTATTTGCATCTCTTTTCTAAGTTTTAAATCTAATGCCCCTAAAGGTTCATCTAGAAGTAGTACTTCTGGTTTGTTAACTAAAGCTCTAGCAATTGCAACTCTTTGTTGTTGTCCACCACTTAATGAAGTGATGCTTCTTTTTTCAAAGCCTTTTAATGCAACTAACTCTAACATTTTTTTAACACTTTTTTTAATCTCATCTTTAGGCAATTTTTTCAACTTAAGTCCAAAAGCAACATTTTCATATACATTCATATGAGGAAATAATGCATATTTTTGAAATACAGTATTTACTTGTCTTTTATAAGGAGGAAGATTAGATATATCTTTATTTTTAAATAAAACTTCTCCTATATCAGCTGTTTCAAATCCAGCAATTATCTTTAATGTTGTTGTCTTACCACAGCCACTGGGTCCTAGCAGTGTTAAAAATTCATTTTTTTTAATAGTTAATGATAAATTATCTAATATTTTTTGTTCACCATAAGATTTACTTACATTATTTAGTTTAATTATACTATCGCTCACCAAAAGCACCTCTCTCTAAAATTTAAAATGATGGTGGAGTACTTATCCAAATAACTTTTGCTGATGTTCTACCAGCATTAGAAATATAATGATTAACTTTTGGTTTAAAATAAAAGCTTTCATTCTTTTTTACCTTTAATTTTCTTTTTCCTAAGTGTAGATAAATACTTCCAGATAATACATAACCAAATTCTTCACCATCATGTGGTTCCTCTTCAATATATTGACCACCAGGATCAATAGTAATCATAATTGGCTCCATAGCATTTTTTTGAGCATTAGGCACAAGCCACATTAAAGAATATTTTAGTTCTTCATCATCTGTTTTAAACATGTCATCATTACTAAATATAACTTGTTCTTCTTTTGTTTCACTAAAAAACTCATTTAAACTAGTTCCCAAGATTTCTAATATGTCCATTAAAGTAGCAATTGATGGAGAAGTTAAATCATTCTCAAGTTGAGAGATGAATCCTTTAGATAACTCACATCTATTTGCTAATTCTTCTTGGGTTAATTGTTTTTCCATTCTTAATATACGAATTTTTTCTCCAATTTCCAAAATATACACCTACCATCGAATATATAATATACTCACTTTTACTAAACCTTAAGTTTAAAATTACTAAACAAACAATGATATTATATAAACTTTATAAATAAAAATCAATATTTTTTTAGTAAAAAATGAAAAAAATATTCTTTTTAATCCTTTATTTAACTTAATTATAAAAATTATGTTTAGTATTAGATAAATTCTAGTAGACATATACTAAGGGCAAAAAAAATTTTATTTTCTAAACAGAAATAAGAAAATATACATATAAAGATGATTTTAACATTTATTTATTCTATAAATATTGATAAAAATAAGAAAGTATGAGATATTTAAGGTAACATAATAAAGAAATTATTAGGTGATTTTATGCGAAAAGAACATGAACTGTATAGAAGAAATGGTAAATTAGTATATATAAAGCAACCTGAATATAAAGAATTAGCTTTTATAGCAAAGTTATGGAACGATGAAGAAACCATGAAAGATATTGGGGGAGTATATAAATTTACAGAAAATAAGTGGGAGAGTTTTTATAAAAAGATGGTATCTCCAACTGATGGAAGAAATTTTTATTGTCTTATATATACAGCTAAAGATGAACCAATTGGTGAAGTTAGTTTTCATGGTTATGATCCTATAACTAAAATAGCAAGATCTAATATAAAAATTTACTATAGGTATAGAAATATGGGATATGGTAAAGAAGCTATGCGATTAATGTTAGAATATTACTTTATTGATTTTGAAGGGAAAATGATATTAGATAAGGTTAGCAATGAGAATTCAAAAGGATTTGCTAATAAATTAGGATTTAAAAAAAGTGGAACATATCAAAATGAAACAACGTTCAAACTTACTAAGAAAGATTTTTTCTGTTTTAAAGATTCAAACATAAAAAATGTTTCATTTATTATATATGATAATATAAACATGGTAAATTATACTTTGTTTTGGGAGATATTTAATGAAGCAAATAAACTATCTAATAAAAAAATATTTAATTTTAATATAATTTCATTAACTGAAAAGGTTAAGTATAATAATAATTTAAAATTAGAAGTAAATTCATCTAATTTTAATGTTTCAACTTCAAATATTATAATTTTACCAGATTCAACAACTATAGAAAATATATTAAAAAATGAAAATGCTATAAAAATAATATTAGAAGCATACAATCAGTGTGATTATATATGTGCTATAGGAAGCTCAGTAGCTATATTAGAATATATGAAATCTTTAACAGGAATATCAATTCCTAATATAGAAAATTTAAGTACATTAATAAATAGTAATAGATTAAATAGAATAAAAGTAACTAATGAAAACTTTGTAGATAATGGAAGGGTGATGATTGCATCCAACTTGATGGGAACTATAGAGATGATTTTATCAATAATATTTAAGATATCAGGAAAAGATTTAGTAAGAAAATTAGAGAAGAAATTAGGTATAAATATTACATGATAATGTAGAGAATTTGATTAAAATTAGCTAATATTGTACAATATAAAAAAGCTTATTATAAAGGATTGAGGTAAATGAGCTCTAAAAAAGCTAAGATGGTTAGTATAATTATTGTAGCAATACTTAGCATAACTGCAATATTTGTAATGCATAAATTTATAGGAAATGGCTCTAAAGATATTGAAGCTGCTAAAAGTTTTATAGAGAATTTATATGTAATAAATGCAATTGATAACAAAGAAGATTTAAAAAATATAAAGTACAAGAGAGTAAAAACCGTTGGCAATAAGAATAAATTAATATATAAAACTATAATGGCAAATTCTTTTGGAATAGATCTAGATAAAAATTATAATGTTATAGGTTTTGCTAACAAAGATATTAAAAAATATGATAATGAAATATCATATTATGAAGCTAAAGAAAAATCAGATGAATATTTAAAGAAGATATATAATAAAGAGCTAGACTTTAGAGGTTTAAAGAATGATAAAGCTTCAGATAGTCTTCCGTATTATTCTTTTGTATATTTAAAGTGTAAAGACGGATATCCAATATATTCGGATAAGATAATAGTATGCATAAATAAATATAATGGTTTACTAGAAAATTATACCAACTCATCTATTCAAAGAAAATTCAAAGATTCTATAATAAATATATCACAGGAAGATGCAGAAAAAGAAGCAATAACTTTATTTAATGAATTAAATTACAGTGGAGAAATTGTTAATTCAACTGAATTAGTATATTCAGAACATAAAACCAAAAGTGAAAAAGACTTAAAGTCTGAACTTTGTTATCTTATAACAGTTAAAGGAAAGGATCAGAATGCTGCAGAATTTACAAATAAATTTTTTATAAGTACACAGTCGAAAGAAGTAATTCGTGAAATAAAATATGGTACAGAAAATTCTGTAATAACTGATTAATTAAAAATTTTAAATTAGATAAGGTAAATAAAAAAATGTAATGATTAAAAATCATTACATTTTTTTTATTTAAATAGGCTATTTCCATTCATCAACATTTGTTAATTCAGGAATAGATGATGATTTAAATATAGGTTCTTTTATTCCTGATTTTTTTTGAGTTATATAATCAGCTAATGCTTTGAATGCAAGTTTACCAAGTAGAGCAATTGCAATCAAGTTCGTTATTGCCATAAATGCCATAAAAGTATCTGCTAAGTTCCACACTATATTTAAGTTAGCTATAGTACCAAAAAATACCATAAAAGCAACAGCAATTCTATATACTACTATATATACTTTTTTCTTACTTAAAAAACCAATATTAGATTCTCCATAGTAGTAATTACCTACTATAGAACTAAAAGCAAATAACAATATACAAATAGCAATAAATATACTTCCAAAACTACCAATTTGAGAGCTTAAAGCATTTTGAGTTAATTGTATACCTGTTAATTTACCAGATAAATCTATATCTGAAAGTAGAATTATAAATGCAGTACAACTACAAATTATTATTGTATCAGTGAAAACTCCAAGTGTTTGAATTAAACCTTGTTTAACTGGATGAGTTACATGAGCAGTAGCAGCTGCATTAGGTGCACTACCCATACCAGCTTCGTTAGAGAATAAACCTCTTTTTATTCCGATCATTAAAGTTCCACCAAAAGTTCCACCAATAGCTTCTTTTAAACCAAAAGCATTTTCAAAAATTAATACAAATAATCTAGGAATATCAGTGAAATTCTTGAATACTACAAATAGGGCTACTAATATATAAGCAATTGCCATTATTGGAACAATTACTTCAGAAATTTTAGCTACTCTATGTACTCCACCAAATATAATTAACAAAGTTAAAACTGTTAAAATAATACCTACTGTTATTTGGTTTATTCCAAAAGCTTCATTCATAGCTAAAGAAATAGTATTAGATTGAACAGAATTAAAAACTAATCCATAAGTTATTGTTATTAATATAGAGAAGAAAATTCCCATCCATTTTTTATTTAACCCTTTTTCCATATAATAAGCGGGTCCACCTCTAAAACTACCATTTTTATCTTTAACTTTGTATATTTGAGCTAATGTGGATTCAACAAAACTTGAAGCAGCTCCAATTAAAGCTATGCACCACATCCAAAAAATAGCACCAGGTCCACCAATTGATATAGCAATTGCAATACCAGCTAAATTACCAGTTCCAACTCTTGATGCTGTACTTATGCAAAAGGCTTGAAATGATGACACACTTCCTTTTTTTCGTTCAGATGTAACACCATCACCTAATAACCTAAACATTTCTTTTATAAGTTTAAATTGAACAAAATTTGTCTTGTAAGTAAAGTATAGTCCTAAAATTATTAATAATGCTATTAGGATGTATGTATACAAAAAGTCATTGAAATTTACAAGTAAATTATTTAAAATATCCAAATTTATAATTCCTCCTTCATTAGAAAAAAATATGTCGATTAATATAATTTTATATTGAAAAAACAAAAAATGCAAGAATAATAATTAAAAAATTCAAATTTAAAATACTATAATTATCAAAGTGTTAATTTAAGTAGAGGTTATAAGGATTAAATTTATATGATAAATATAAAATGAAGGTGTTTAATATGATTTATTCATTTTAAAATATAAATAAATTTATTTAATTATATTTTATGCTATATGATAAATACGATACAAAATTTTTTTATTTTAATAAAAAAAACGATACATTAGAATTTTAAATGTATCGTTTTTCAACAAATTATTGATTAGGTTTTAATATTGAATCAGTCTCATCAACAGGTGGCGGTTCAGGGGATGATTCTTCAAAAGGTCCATTATTATTTGGAATTTCCACTTCACTTTCTTCATTTATATTTGGTGGAGAAAGCTCAGGACTAGCCCCATCAGTATAATCATCCTGTGAATGTGGAAGCACATACATATAATCCTTAGTTAATGGATTAGGATATTTTTTATTTAGAAAAACTCTATTTTGAGTTAATAATGCAGGAGTATTAGGTCCAGCTAATTTATTATTAATTCTATTTATACGTCCGATAACATGAGTACTGCATGTTTCATGTGGTTCAGTTCCTTCAATGAATAATTCATCTCTTATTCTGTTACCTCTAGGATCATTACTACATAAATCTGATGGAAGCTTACCAGAATCTTCACATACAGCAACATGAACAATTCCTTCAGGTTCCTCCAAATCTTTAACTTCCTTATTTTTATGAGCTTTAGCCATTATTTTTCCCCATAAATTTGCACATACAGTACCAGAACCACCAAATACAGTTTTAGGGTTATCATAACCAACCCAAACTGATCCAGATAGGTAAGGAGTAAGTCCTGCAAACCATAAATCCTTTGCATTTGTAGTTGTACCTGTTTTACCAGCCACAGGCATATCACTCCATTTAGCAGGAGCACCACCATAGAAATTAACAGGTCCCTTTAACAAATCATACATTATATATGCTGTTTGTGGTGAAAAAACGTGTTTTTCCTTAGGTTTTGATTTTAGTATAGTGTTACCTTTTGAATCAACTACCTTTGTGTAAAGTAGAGGTTCTACGTAATCACCATCATTACCAAAGCTTCCAAATGCAGCAGCTAATTTATAGGTATTACCACCATCTCTGTCATTAGGAGCATTGTTAAATTGTCCTAATGCAACAGTAGCTATAGAAGTTTTAGATGCACTATTATATACAAGTCCTAAATCTTCTCCATAAGATATTCCTGTTTTTAAACCTATAGTATCTGCATTTATAATAGAACACGTATTTTTAGAATACATTAGCCCTTCACGTGCAGGTATAAGTCCTAGATATTGATCAGGAGAATTTCTAAGTATATTTGGAGGAGCATATGCAGGATATTTTTTTGTTAATTCTGGTGATAATGGTGCATCATCTGTTACAGTTGCAGCAGTTATTATTTTTTGATCTATACCAGGTCCATATACAGTAAGTGGTTTAGTAGTAGAACCAATAGGTCTTAAATCGTCATATGCTCTATTATTTGATTGAGGGAGTTGTTTACCTCTGCCTCCAACCATAGCAAGAACTTTACCATGTCTATAATCAATTATTGTTGCAGAAGCTTGTAATAATGGAATATTATTTTCATCATAAGTTTCTGAATTTCCAACGTGTAGATTTTCATATTTATCTAAAGTTTTTTGAGTGAAATTTTGTAATTTTCTATCCATGGTAGTATAAATTTTTAATCCACCATTAACAATTAATCTAGATACTTCTTCATCTGTATATTTATATTTTTCTTTTAAATCTCTTTTAACTTGAGATACAGCTGGATAAACAAACCATTCATAATTTAATCTAAAATCTTTTTTGCTTGGTTTAAATACTAATTTACCATTATTAATATCTTCAACACCTTGGTTATAGTCACTTTCTGAAATGTATCCTAACTCATGCATTTTAGATAGAACAGTTAACGTTCTATTGATATATCTAGATGGATCCTTTTTATTATCTTCATTATAAGCACTATAATAAGTTGGAGCTTGGGTTATACCTGCTAAATAAGCACATTCAACTAAACTTAAATCTGAAGTACTTTTACTAAAATATAATAACGAAGCAGCCTCAACACCATATACTTGCCCACCAAGTGGTATAGTATTTAAATATGCAGTAATTATTTGATCTTTATTCAATTGTTTTTCAAGATCAAGAGCTAAATAAATCTCTTTTACTTTCCTTTTTATAGATACTTCATTAGTAAGAACAGTATTTTTTAGAAGTTGTTGAGTTAAGGTAGAAGCACCATGTAAACCTCTTTTACCAGTTAACATTTTTTTTGCATCTGTTAGTGCAGCACCTAGTATTCTTCGAATATCTATCCCTTTATGCTTAAGAAAACGTTCATCTTCAATTGATATAAAGGCATTTTTTAAATTATCTGGAATTTTATCCGATGTTATTACATAGCGTTCTTCATTTGTATGTAAGTTATCCATAAGTTCACCCTTATTATCATATAAGCTTGAAGGTTGGTTTAATGTTAAAACATCTTCAACATTTAGAGGGGGAGTAGTTTTTATAATTGCGAGTAAATAACCAGCACCTACAACACATACTAATAAGACTAAAGTTAAAATGCTAAGTACAATTCTTTTAAAGATAGTAGAAGCAGTTAATTTTTTTGTTTTATTTTTTTTCTTTTTTCTTACTTTAGTAGTATGTTTACTATTCTTTTTCTTTGTTTTATTTGGAGTTTTTTCAGTCGACATTCTATCCTCCTAAAATTACGTTAATTATTAAATAATATTCTATATTATTATAGCATACTTATAATAAGAGTAAACCAATAACTCTTTATAAAGGTAGCGATATGAGATATTATACAAAGCGAAAAAAACGAAAATATATTCCAATTATAGTAATTAGTATAACCTTTGTTATTGTATTCAATTCAATAGCGTTATTCTTAGATAATAAAGTTATGCCAGCGTTAGACAGAGTATCTGAAATGACTGTAAGATCAAGAGTACTTAATATAATTAATAGTAATAGTATAAAGCTTTTTGCAAATGAGTTTAACTATGATGAAATGATAAAAATAGAAAAAGATAATGCTGGAAATATAACTCTTATGCAGGCTGATACTGTTAAATTAAATTATCTAGCATCCAAATTATCTATAGAATGTGATAAAGAATTACAAGAGCTTAAAGATATGAAAATAAAAATACCATTAGGATGGTTTACTGAAAATAGTATTTATTATAATTTAGGTCCTAAAATAGCTATTAGAGTTGAAGATGTGGGAAATATTAATGCAAATTACGAATCAGAATTTGAAAGTGCAGGAATTAATCAAACCAGACATAAGATATATCTTAATGTTGAATCAAAGGTTAGAGTGATTTTGCCATTTAAAACTAATGAAATTGAAGTAATTACAAAAGTACCGGTATCAGATACAATAATAGTAGGTAAAATACCTGAGACTGCAATTGACTTTAAACCTGGTAACTAAAAGAAGCCTTGCTTATAAACAAGGCTTCTTTTTATGCTGATAATTATCATATGTAAAATGAATGATGATTTATTCCCAATTGAATACATAAGGAACATTTCTGTAGTGATCTCCATAATTTAATCCATAACCAACTACAAAAAGATCTTCGATTGTAAAACAACAATAATCAGGAACTATTTTTACTTTTCTTCTAGATGGTTTATCAAGTAAAACACAAGTTTTCACAGAAGCAGCACCTAAATTTTTTACGTGATTAACAACAAAATCCATTGTTATACCAGTATCAACTATATCATCTACAATAAGAACATCATATCCTTCGATGTTATCAGGAATATCATTAACAACTTTAATTTTTCCAGATGACACTTCATCATGACCGTAGCTTGAAGTAGTCATAAATCCTATTGTAGCCTTTGTATCTATTGCTCTAACTAAATCCGCTGCATATATAAAGCTTCCTCTTAATAAAGATAAAACGTAAAGGTTTTTATCTTTGTAATCTTCAGTTATAATTTTACCCAATTCTTCTATTCTAGCATTAATTTTTTCTTTAGAAAAAAGTATGTTACGCTTTTTATTATCCATGCTATTCTGCTGTTAAAATCTAAAACTCAATAAAGATTTAACAACAGGTCACCTCCTCTAATAATATCTCATTTAAGTTTCTTTAAAGTATTTTAATAGTATAAAATATTAGTAATATTGTCAAGATGGATGTATTATTATTTTATTGTTAGGAATTTATATTCTTTTAATGCTTTATTTACAAGGAAATATTAATAGTATAAAATTATATGAAAGTTCTTAAGATAAGGTTGGTATAGTTTATTATTTGTGAATTTATATCAGTGTTAATTTGATGGAATATTATATATATGATAAGTTATAATGATAATATGAAAATTAATATAAGAATTAATATAAGAATATAAAATTAAAATAATTTAATAACTTTTACGGATTTTTATAAGATTTAAATTTTGAGGTGATTTTTATAATGATAGAAGGAAATATTGATGGAATTAGAAATTCTATTTTAAATGAATTAGAAAGGATACATTCTATTAAAACTTCTAAAGATGAAATATGTAATTTAGAAATTTTAAATATAATTGCTAGAGTATCAGCAAGTATTGAAAGAGAAGTAAGTGTAGCAATAAACAGAAAAGGGAATGTTACATCAGTAGCTATTGGAGATTCTACTTCGGTTCAGGTACCTTTAATAGATATAAGTGAAAAAAGATTATCTGGAGTTAGAGTTATACATACTCATCCTAATGGTTATTGTAATCTTTCAGCATTAGATGTAACTGCACTTTTAAAACTAAAGTTAGATGCTATTGTGTCTGTGGCAATAACTGAAGATGGAGATATAAAAGATTTTTCGTTAGGTCTTCTTAGATTATATAATAATAAATTAGAGTATGATGAGAATATGAATTTATCATTAGATGAAATCATATCTATAAATATATTAGACAAAATTAATTTTATAGAAAATTTAATAAAGACTAACGAAATTATAGAAGAAACTGGTGAAAAGGCTATATTAGTTGGTTCTGATACAAAGGAAAGTTTAGAAGAGTTAGAAGAACTTACTAAGGCGTGTAATATTCCAGTTTTACAAACAGTGTTTCAAAGTAGAAATAAAATAGACCCTTCATTTTTTATAGGAAGAGGAAAGGTATTAGAGATAGCTTCTATCAGACAAATAGAAAGGGCTAATGTAGTGATTTTTGATGATGAACTAACAGGTTCACAAGTTAGAAATCTGGAAGCAGCATTAGGAGCAAAAGTTATAGATAGAACCACATTAATTCTTGAAATTTTTGCAACTAGAGCCAAGAGTAGAGAAGCTAAAATACAAGTTGAACTTGCTCAACTTAAATATAGATTAAGTAGACTTCAAGGACTTGGAACAATACTTTCAAGAACTGGGGGAGGTATTGGAACTAGAGGACCAGGAGAAAAGAAGTTAGAAACAGATAGAAGACACATAATGGAAACTATTTATGATTTAAGAAGAGAACTTAAAAAAGTAAAAAAGACTAGAGAAGTTCAAAGAGAAAAAAGAAATAAAGAAAGTATTCCTAAGGTTTCATTAGTTGGTTATACTAATGCAGGAAAATCTACTTTAAGAAATGTTCTTTGTAATTTATCAGCAAGAAAAGATACTGTAGGAAAACAAAAAGTATTTGAAGCTGATATGCTTTTTGCAACACTTGATACTACAACAAGAGCTCTAACATTAAAAAATAAAGGAGTAATAACATTAACAGATACAGTTGGATTTGTTAGAAAATTACCACATGATTTGGTTGAGGCATTTAAATCAACCTTAGAAGAAGTTATATTTTCAGATATTTTATGCCATGTAGTTGATGTATCTTCAGAGACAGCAATAGAACAATATAAAGCAGTAAATGAGGTATTAACAGAGTTAGATGCTATTGATAAAGAAACAATATTAGTTTTAAATAAAATAGATAAAGCAAGTGACGAACAGATAAATAATTTTATTAATTTTATAGAAGATAATGAAATTAATACAGAACAATTAATAATAAGAATATCAGCAAAACAAGAAATAAATTTAGAAGACCTTTTGGCATTAATAGAAGAAAAGCTTCCTTATAATTATAAAAAGGCAGAGTTTTTAATTCCTTATGATAAAAGCAATATTCAATCATTTTTACACAGAAATGGTAGAGTTATTAGTGAAGATTATAGAGAAGATGGAACATTTATGATTGTTGAAGTTGATGATGAAGTATATAACAAGACTAAAGAATATATATTAAATATATTAAATTAGTAATGAAATTATAGAGTTTTTAAATTTTAGTTTTAGAGTTAATTTTCAAAGAAATTCTTAGAAAAAATGGGATTTATGCATATATGTGTGTGTATATTCCGTTTTTATAACTAAGAATTTTTTTATATATTAGTAGATTAAACTCCCTATATATAGAACATTTCGTGTATTTAAGATATAATGTTTAAATAAGGAAAAGGAGCGAATTTTAATGTTAAAATCAATATTAGAGTATCAAAAGTCATTTCAAAAGTTGGTAAATGATTTAAAATTTAATAAAAAAGTTTTAGCTATATTTGCTTTTGGAAGTATAATAAGTGGGGATTTATGGGATGAATCTGATATAGATTTATTTGTTTTGTATAAAGATAATTTTGATGAAATCAGAGATGTATATTCAGAGATGTTAGGTATAGATATTCATATAAAATTATTAAGTAAACAAAGCTTTTTAAATTTATATAAGAATAATGGGAAAAAAGGATTTGCAAGAAATTTATTATTATCTTCTAAAATTGTATTTTCAAGAGATGACGAAATAACCTTAACTTTTAATGAGGCAAGATATAGTTTAGATAAACATATTGAAAAATGGAATTTGGTTTATTTAGGAAAATTGATAAAGGATCTTAGAATAACTAAAAAATATTTATATAATGATAGTATATTTACATCATATGAAATTTTAATAAGAGCTTTAGATAGTTTTTCGAAATTGTATTTAAACTTAAATGGATATACGGTAAGTAAAGATGCTGTTAGAATGGCAACGAATTTAAATGATGATTTTAATAAGGTAATAAATAG
This region includes:
- the potA gene encoding spermidine/putrescine ABC transporter ATP-binding protein, which produces MVSDSIIKLNNVSKSYGEQKILDNLSLTIKKNEFLTLLGPSGCGKTTTLKIIAGFETADIGEVLFKNKDISNLPPYKRQVNTVFQKYALFPHMNVYENVAFGLKLKKLPKDEIKKSVKKMLELVALKGFEKRSITSLSGGQQQRVAIARALVNKPEVLLLDEPLGALDLKLRKEMQIELKKIQQELGITFIFVTHDQEEALTMSDTIIVMNKGIIQQMGSPEDIYNEPANAFVADFIGESNILTGTMIDDYKVMFCNKEFNCVDKGFEKMESIDVVIRPEDIKIVKAERGMLKGIVKSIMFKGVHYEMQVEVNDFTFILHNTKSVDIDNEIGLDINPEDIHIMKKSDDNA
- a CDS encoding GNAT family N-acetyltransferase, with translation MRKEHELYRRNGKLVYIKQPEYKELAFIAKLWNDEETMKDIGGVYKFTENKWESFYKKMVSPTDGRNFYCLIYTAKDEPIGEVSFHGYDPITKIARSNIKIYYRYRNMGYGKEAMRLMLEYYFIDFEGKMILDKVSNENSKGFANKLGFKKSGTYQNETTFKLTKKDFFCFKDSNIKNVSFIIYDNINMVNYTLFWEIFNEANKLSNKKIFNFNIISLTEKVKYNNNLKLEVNSSNFNVSTSNIIILPDSTTIENILKNENAIKIILEAYNQCDYICAIGSSVAILEYMKSLTGISIPNIENLSTLINSNRLNRIKVTNENFVDNGRVMIASNLMGTIEMILSIIFKISGKDLVRKLEKKLGINIT
- the hpt gene encoding hypoxanthine phosphoribosyltransferase, translating into MDNKKRNILFSKEKINARIEELGKIITEDYKDKNLYVLSLLRGSFIYAADLVRAIDTKATIGFMTTSSYGHDEVSSGKIKVVNDIPDNIEGYDVLIVDDIVDTGITMDFVVNHVKNLGAASVKTCVLLDKPSRRKVKIVPDYCCFTIEDLFVVGYGLNYGDHYRNVPYVFNWE
- the yunB gene encoding sporulation protein YunB, translated to MRYYTKRKKRKYIPIIVISITFVIVFNSIALFLDNKVMPALDRVSEMTVRSRVLNIINSNSIKLFANEFNYDEMIKIEKDNAGNITLMQADTVKLNYLASKLSIECDKELQELKDMKIKIPLGWFTENSIYYNLGPKIAIRVEDVGNINANYESEFESAGINQTRHKIYLNVESKVRVILPFKTNEIEVITKVPVSDTIIVGKIPETAIDFKPGN
- a CDS encoding transglycosylase domain-containing protein, producing MSTEKTPNKTKKKNSKHTTKVRKKKKNKTKKLTASTIFKRIVLSILTLVLLVCVVGAGYLLAIIKTTPPLNVEDVLTLNQPSSLYDNKGELMDNLHTNEERYVITSDKIPDNLKNAFISIEDERFLKHKGIDIRRILGAALTDAKKMLTGKRGLHGASTLTQQLLKNTVLTNEVSIKRKVKEIYLALDLEKQLNKDQIITAYLNTIPLGGQVYGVEAASLLYFSKSTSDLSLVECAYLAGITQAPTYYSAYNEDNKKDPSRYINRTLTVLSKMHELGYISESDYNQGVEDINNGKLVFKPSKKDFRLNYEWFVYPAVSQVKRDLKEKYKYTDEEVSRLIVNGGLKIYTTMDRKLQNFTQKTLDKYENLHVGNSETYDENNIPLLQASATIIDYRHGKVLAMVGGRGKQLPQSNNRAYDDLRPIGSTTKPLTVYGPGIDQKIITAATVTDDAPLSPELTKKYPAYAPPNILRNSPDQYLGLIPAREGLMYSKNTCSIINADTIGLKTGISYGEDLGLVYNSASKTSIATVALGQFNNAPNDRDGGNTYKLAAAFGSFGNDGDYVEPLLYTKVVDSKGNTILKSKPKEKHVFSPQTAYIMYDLLKGPVNFYGGAPAKWSDMPVAGKTGTTTNAKDLWFAGLTPYLSGSVWVGYDNPKTVFGGSGTVCANLWGKIMAKAHKNKEVKDLEEPEGIVHVAVCEDSGKLPSDLCSNDPRGNRIRDELFIEGTEPHETCSTHVIGRINRINNKLAGPNTPALLTQNRVFLNKKYPNPLTKDYMYVLPHSQDDYTDGASPELSPPNINEESEVEIPNNNGPFEESSPEPPPVDETDSILKPNQ
- a CDS encoding helix-turn-helix domain-containing protein, translated to MEIGEKIRILRMEKQLTQEELANRCELSKGFISQLENDLTSPSIATLMDILEILGTSLNEFFSETKEEQVIFSNDDMFKTDDEELKYSLMWLVPNAQKNAMEPIMITIDPGGQYIEEEPHDGEEFGYVLSGSIYLHLGKRKLKVKKNESFYFKPKVNHYISNAGRTSAKVIWISTPPSF
- a CDS encoding YcdB/YcdC domain-containing protein, whose protein sequence is MSSKKAKMVSIIIVAILSITAIFVMHKFIGNGSKDIEAAKSFIENLYVINAIDNKEDLKNIKYKRVKTVGNKNKLIYKTIMANSFGIDLDKNYNVIGFANKDIKKYDNEISYYEAKEKSDEYLKKIYNKELDFRGLKNDKASDSLPYYSFVYLKCKDGYPIYSDKIIVCINKYNGLLENYTNSSIQRKFKDSIINISQEDAEKEAITLFNELNYSGEIVNSTELVYSEHKTKSEKDLKSELCYLITVKGKDQNAAEFTNKFFISTQSKEVIREIKYGTENSVITD
- a CDS encoding alanine/glycine:cation symporter family protein; this encodes MDILNNLLVNFNDFLYTYILIALLIILGLYFTYKTNFVQFKLIKEMFRLLGDGVTSERKKGSVSSFQAFCISTASRVGTGNLAGIAIAISIGGPGAIFWMWCIALIGAASSFVESTLAQIYKVKDKNGSFRGGPAYYMEKGLNKKWMGIFFSILITITYGLVFNSVQSNTISLAMNEAFGINQITVGIILTVLTLLIIFGGVHRVAKISEVIVPIMAIAYILVALFVVFKNFTDIPRLFVLIFENAFGLKEAIGGTFGGTLMIGIKRGLFSNEAGMGSAPNAAATAHVTHPVKQGLIQTLGVFTDTIIICSCTAFIILLSDIDLSGKLTGIQLTQNALSSQIGSFGSIFIAICILLFAFSSIVGNYYYGESNIGFLSKKKVYIVVYRIAVAFMVFFGTIANLNIVWNLADTFMAFMAITNLIAIALLGKLAFKALADYITQKKSGIKEPIFKSSSIPELTNVDEWK